The DNA window ATGATGCCGCCTATCACTGTGATTTCCCCGTCCGAAATGGCATCCACATCTACTTCAGTAGCCCCTTCGATGAATTTGTCTACCAGCACCGGATATTCTGGCGATACCTGGACAGCCCGGCTCATATAGTCCTCGAGCGAAGGCTCATCATAGACTATCTCCATGGCGCGGCCTCCCAAAACATATGATGGCCTCACCAGCACTGGATAGCCTATCCTCCTGGCTACGGCCTTGGCTTCCTCTACCGAACGTCCTGAGCCGTTTTCCGGCTGAAGGAGGTCGAGGCGCCTGACTATCCCGGCAAACTTCTCGCGGTCTTCGGCAAGGTCGATCATGCTCGGAGATGTCCCCAGGATGGGAACGCCTAGAGCCGCCAGTGGCTGGCTGAGTCTCAGAGGAGTCTGGCCACCGAACTGAACAATGATGCCCTCGGGCTTTTCCTTGTCATAGATATTTAATACATCCTCGAGTGTCAGCGGCTCAAAATACAGCTTATCCGAGGTATCATAGTCGGTACTCACAGTCTCGGGATTACAATTCACCATTATGACCTCACAACCCTCTTCTTTCAGGGCAAACGCGGCCTGGACGCAGCAATAATCGAATTCTATGCCCTGACCGATGCGGTTGGGACCGCCACCAAGGATCATGACCTTACGCCTGGAAGAGGGGCGGAATTCATCTTCGTATTCATAGGTGGAATAGTAGTAAGGGGTATGAGCCTCGAATTCCGCTGCGCAGGTATCCACGAGCTTGAATACGGCTTCTATGCCATGGGACTTGCGATAAGTCCTGACCTCTGCCTCCGTTTTGCCGGAAATGAAGGCAAGCTGGCGATCTGAGAACCCATATCGCTTGGCCTCGCGGATCAATGCGGGATCCCAGAGAGAAATGTCTTGATTATTTATGGTTTCCTCAAGTCTTTTCTCCATGTCCACAATCTGCTTGATATTGTAGAGGAACCATTTGTCTATCTTTGTGAGCTCATAGATCCTGTCGACAGTCATGCCCAGACGTAAGGCATACCGTATGTAGAACAATCTTTCGGCATTTGGGTGGACAAGATGGTTTATCAGATCCTTCTGTATTTCCTCATCCTTCTGTATTATTGAATTACCCTTTCCCACAGGGGGATCAAAAGCCAATATGTCCTTCCCATCTTTTCCTAGCCCAAAACGGCCTTCCTCCAGGGAACGGATAGCCTTCTGCAGTGCCTCTTTGAATGTACGCCCGATCGCCATGACTTCTCCCACTGATTTCATTTGCGTGGTTAGCGTGGCATCAACACCAGGGAACTTGGCGAAGTCCCACCTGGGTATCTTCACCACACAGTAATCTATTGTGGGCTCAAAGCAGGCAGGTGTCTTTTTTGTGATGTCATTGGGTATTTCGTCCAGGGTGTATCCTATAGCGAGTTTCGCCGCGATCTTGGCAATGGGAAACCCGGTGGCCTTTGAAGCCAAGGCTGAGGATCTCGAAACCCTTGGGTTCATCTCCACTACGATCATTCTTCCTGTCTCGGGGTGGACCGCAAACTGGATGTTTGAACCACCGGTTTCAACGCCTATTTCCCGGATGATGGCAATAGCCGCATCCCGCATGAGCTGGTATTCTTTATCTGTAAGCGTCTGGGCAGGAGCGACTGTTATGCTGTCGCCTGTATGCACTCCCATCGGATCGAAATTCTCAATGGAACAGATGATCACCACATTGTCTTTGCGATCTCTCATTACCTCGAGCTCATATTCCTTCCAGCCTATAAGGGATTCCTCGACCAGCACCTCGCAAATGGGGCTGGCGTCAAGGCCCGCTTGAACTATATCTCTTAGTTCATCCACATTATAGGCGATTCCGCCTCCGGTCCCACCCAGAGTATAGGACGGCCTTATTATAAGGGGAAAACCTGCTTCACCGGCGAACGAAATGGCTTCCTCTACCGAATGGACAAGGGCGCTTCGCGCGTTTTCAAGACCGATCCTTTCCATGGCGGCTTTGAAAAGCTCACGTTTTTCGGCCTTTTCAATGGCGTCGAAGCTTGCGCCGATGAGTTTCACGCCATATTTCTCGAGGATACCCCGCCTTACAAGCTCTGTGGCTACATTTAAGCCGGTTTGGCCTCCGAGGGTCGGCAGGAGCGCGCAGGGCCGGTCACGCTCGATTATCTTCTCAACCATTTCAGGGGTGATCGGCTCGATATAGGTTTTGTCGGCCATATCTGGATCAGTCATGATGGTAGCAGGATTACTATTTATGAGAATGACCTCATAACCTTCCTCTCTCAATGCTTTACATGCTTGAGAACCAGAATAATCGAATTCGCAGGCCTGTCCTATAATGATGGGCCCCGAACCTATAATGAGAATCTTCTTGATATCAGTCCGCTTAGGCACAGTCTGCCACCTCCCCACGCATCAGAGAAGCGAATCTCTCAAAAAGGTATCGAGAATCATGGGGCCCGGGCGAGGCTTCTGGATGGTATTGCACAGAAAAGAACCGGAGTTCGCGGCTTTCCATTCCTTCCAGGGTCCCATCATTGAGGTTGATATGGGTGACCTCCAGGTCCCCGGGGCCCCCGCCATCGGGTATTTCCACGCAGAAACCGTGGTTTTGCGCGGTGATTTCAACCCTTCCCGTTTTAAGGTCCTTTACTGGCTGGTTACCGCCCCGGTGCCCGAACTTCAACTTGAAGGTATCAAGACCCAGGGCTCTGCCTAATATCTGATGCCCGAGGCAGATGCCAAAAATGGGCTTCTTACCAAGGAGTTTCCTCACTTCTTCTACGATGCCTGAGAGAGCTGCTGGATCGCCGGGGCCATTGGAAAGAAAGATCCCATCAGGGTTCAATGATAAGACCTCGCTGGCAGTTGTTCCTGCAGGGACCACTATGACCCTGCATCCTGCGGATTTCAGCATTCTCAAAATGTTGAGCTTTACTCCGAAGTCCATGGCCACGACTGTGAATTCGGATTCGCCGCCTTCGTCCCAGATATACATTCTGTCGGATGTCACATATTTCACGAGATCACGGCCCACTAATCCCGGAGAGTTTCTAGCTTTTTCCACCAGACTCCCGGGATCGAGATCGATGGTAGAGAGCACGCCCTTCATGGCGCCAAGTTCACGTATGTGTTTTGTCAAGGCGCGCGTGTCAATTCCCTCCACGCCCAGAGCGCCGCTAGATTCGATGAAGTCTGCGAGGGTAGCCCTGCACCTGAAATTATGTGGGTAAGGGCTGTATTCCCGCACTATGAGAGCCTCGGCCCGGATAGCAGGCGCTTCCATATCCTCCGGATTAGTCCCATAATTCCCGATCAAAGGGTAGGTTAGAGTTACTATCTGCCCTTTATATGAAGGATCGGTAAGTATCTCCTGATAGCCAGTCATGCTTGTATTGAATACTACTTCGCCGTAAACCTCGCCCGAGCCTGCAAATGCTCTACCTTCGAGCACAAATCCGTCCTCGAGCGCCAGAAGCGCACGCATGGTCATTCCCTCCTGAGGCTATCCCACTTGTTGATTTGGCTTAATTAAAACAACGATAACGAAGGTGAGGCCAAATGTCAAGAATATAAATTCGAGAGATCTAAGGATTTGCATAGGAACGACACGGGCGATGGGCATTGGCGCCACACGGTGAGGAATATTATAATCATATAGTGAATAATTATGCAATGAGCGGCAGGTCCTTTGATTTAGGGTCCTGCCGCTCACTTGCGCATTTGATCATTTCTTGCTCACCTGAATCATTTCTTAGATGGACTTTAGCATGTTTAGAAGCCTGGTTGTCACCGAACTGGACCTGGCTTCTTTCCTGGCGCTTTCAGCGCGTACCGCTGCTATTGCCTTCCTTTTTGTCTCCCCTCCACAATAGGGGCAGAAGAGCTCCCAGCTTGATACTTGCCTTTTGCAATCCGGGCATGTAGTGCTGTGCATTGAACATTTCGCCTCCTTTCTCGGGGGTCATCCCCCATCCGTCCTTATAATACTCCCTTTTGAAGCAGATTTGGTAAATAACGGGTAAATTCGATGTTAAACTTCGCATCTATCTGTGGTAATAGCGCCTTTAAAGCCAGGCACCCTGGGAAGGCGCTGTGGAGATCAGAATAGCTTTACTATCCCCAACATGATGAGAATTCCCCCGGGAAGGAAGGTTGCCGTGGAGGATAGCCTCCGGGCGAGATAAACCCTCCCGGTGAGTGTTCCAAGGAAAACCAAAACGAATTGGATGGCGCCCACAACAAGGGGGGCGAGATGGCTCCAATATCCTATTACTCCGGCTCCGATGCCAGCGCCGAATGCATCCATGGCGAGGGCAATCCCAAGGGGAAGGGCCTCAGCCACACTGATGGCTCCCGAATGGTCAACATCAGCCTTTTCTGGCATCTTGAGGAGGTGAATTATGTGTCTCTTGGGGACCTGCCGGTCCCTTTCCTGTCGTCCATTCAGAATGGCCAATAATCCAAGGATGATGAGTATCCCGCCCCCGAGGATTCGCGATGCGCGCTGGCCAATGTATATACCTATGTGTCGCCCGAGTGACATCGAGATGTAGATCATGAGAGCTGATGCCGCATTCATGATCAGGAGAGATAAGAGTGGGATTTTTATGCCCCGCATCCCATAGACGACTCCCACGACGAATCCATCGATGCTTACTGCGAAAGCTAATAATAGAATGCCCAGGGATTGCATGCCATTGCCTCCTTTGGACGGTTTCATGGTTATATAGATTGCCGGGTGCTACTTTCTTAGGTTATGGCAAAAGGGCTCGAAGGGTGATTAGGGATTGGCAGGAGGGTGCTATGTAGAATTGAAGTGTGGGCATTGAAATAAGTCCGTCGAGACGGCATAATAGGTACGGCGGTTGGGTGTCATGTGGCTGGTTGAACGGCCGGGAGCCTGCAACGACTGATCCGAGGGGCGTTGTCTTATGGTGGAACTTGCCATTGTGATAGTGACATATCAAACCCGAGAACTCCTGAGGAAATGTCTTGACAGTCTCAGGATGGAACGAGATGCTCTTTCTGGTGTGTGGAAGATTATCGTCGTGGATAATGCTTCCACAGATGGCACTGTAGATATGCTAAAAAAGGACTTCCCGGATGTTGATGTAATCGCAAATTCCGATAACCTCGGCCCTGCCAGAGCTTTTAACATGGGCATCGCAGAAGCTGTGAGGGTTTCGGATCTTATCATTGTAATGAACAGTGATGTGATAGCACTTCCCGGAACTATTCGCGAAATGATCTCTTTCATGGAGGAAAATCCGGATGTAGATGGGGTCTCCTGCCCACTTTTCTATCCCGATATGACCCCGCAGAAGACCAGAACTCATATAATGAGGCTTCTTCCTGTGAAGAAAAATCGGCCATTTCGTGAAGATTTCGTAGGGACGACCTTTGCGATGATCAGGAGCAGAGCCTTTCACAAGGTCGGTGGATATGACGAACATTATTATTTCTATAATGAGGATCTTGACTGGGCCGAGAGGGCGAGACGCGCAGGCTGCAATTTCTTTCACCTGCCTGAAATCGGAGTAATACATGCTCTCGGACAAGGGCGGAAGCAGAATATCCCAAAGATTATAGGTGAACTATACAAGAGTAATATCTATTATTACAAGAGGCATTATCCAAATCTTGCGCGCATTGCCTTGTTGGCGCTGAGGTTTGAAATCTGGTTTAGAATCCGCGCTCTAAGGAAAGAGCTCGCTGCGGCTTCAGATGAAAGGAGGGCGTCCGAAATACGCTCTGCCTTAGAGGTCTACACAAGAGCGCGGGCTAAAATGGAAGAGGAATACATCAAACCATGTGAGCCGGAGATACCAGAATTTGCTTATGACGGCGCATGAAGTTGGGTTTCGTGCACCCTAGTTGCTACTCACATCATTTCATCCATTGATGGCTCCGGCTAGACGCCATGGCGGACTACCTGGCGGCAGCCATCTCCCTCAAAGCTCCGTAGATGATGAAGAAGAGGGGAGCCATATCGATGGAATAGACAACTATATCGACCTGCAGGTGCACCAGCAGCGCTATGAAGAGCACGATTCCAACCCAGCCTTGATGACTGTGCCGCGCGGATTTCGCAGCTTTGACCCCATTGATCAGTCCGGCGGCGATGACCCACAGGAAAAGGGCAAGGCCGGGTAGCCCGGTGCTTGCGCCCATCTCGAGAAGAATATTATGTGCGAATGGCTGTGGGTCGTGCATGAATTCGGGATGAGGGTATTTCACATAGATTGAACGGAAATTGTTTACTCCGATGCCTACAAGCGGATTATCCCTGATCATCATGGCGGCCGTGCGCCAGATTTCTATCCGGTCCTTGAATGAAGAGCCGGGATTGATGAGCGGAAGATAGCGTCCTTTCAGCGGCGGGTAAAATGCCACTGATAATGCAAGCATTCCGGCCAGGATGGCAATGATGACGGCGAATCGTTTATTGCGGGCGGCTTGGATGACAAGCCCCGCAGCCAGGGCGAGGAGAGCCCCTCTGGACTGAGTTGCCATGAGAGCGAGAAATTCCAGCAATATGAGGATTCCAAGGCCGAGCTTTTGAGGTGTCCTTGCTTTGCTCATGCAGCCGCTGGCCAGGAGTATGGCCAGGGCGAAGAGCGTACCAGCGGCATTGCAGCCAGCAAAGGGTAGCTCTGCTCTTATATACCACCGGTTCATCATCATGTTGGGGATGAACCTCCATAATGCATATAGCGCGCCAATGGCCGATCCGGCAAGAAAAGCCGTCAGGATGCGCGGGCCTGCTTTGGCATTCCCGTTTTCTTGTGAATCATGATAGAATATCTTATTGACTGCCCATAGCGAGATCCACCCTGTCAGGATGAGGCCGAACGTGCTTCCAAAAGCATTGTCACGCTTGTAGGCAAAAATTGACGAAAATAACATCCATGTGGCAAGGATTGAGAGAGGATCCAGCCTCGAGAACGGCTGAAAACCCCGCGACCCGAGCCGGTAGTTCCACCTGCTTGCCAGGAGATCATGAAAAGCGAATGGTAAGAGGACTAACTGGGCTATGACCGTGTGGCCGAGGGCAAGTCCAAAGGCGCCCAGGTACCATGCGGCCATCTCAAGATATCTGCCGGATGATCGGATCCATTTTCCTATTCTTACGATATTTGTAGCTGGTTCAGATTTTACTGCGTCTAGATCCAGGTTCAAACTATAGGCCCCCCTCCAGTACATCTACAATTTCTGCTGCTATCCTATGACACGAGCCCTTGCCTTCCAATAGCCGGCGGCCTTCACGGCTCATGGCTTCTCTGCGTTGGGGATCGAGCAAAAGCCCCTCAATATTCCTCATAATCTCTCCGGGATCACGGCGCACCACACTCAATGCTTCCCCGAGAAGTTTCTTTTGTTTGCGGACGAATCTCTCGGTGATTTGAGGGCCATCCCCGGGAAAAATGATGATCGGGCATCCCATACCCGCGGCTTGCTCATTTCCTGTTCCGGACAGGCCTATTACTACTGCAGATGTCGCAAGTATCTCGCCGAATAGATTAGTAGCCATGACAATCTTGGAGCCGCCCTCGAGAGCATATTCCACCGCCCTGTGTGGCTTTTGCCATGATGAGTTTGCGACGGGCGCCCCCGAGGTGTTGAGAGATTGGCTGGCTATATCCAGGACCAAATCGAAATCAAGGGTATTCGCCAGAGCAAACGCAAAAGTAATTGGCTTACGGAATCTCATGGCGAATTCCTTCAAAACCGGGAGCAGGAACTGTATGTGAGAATAGGCCTCTTCCCGGCTTCCCGGGAGAATCCCGATCACAGTTTCTGATTCCAGAAAATCCGGTATGGTAGTTGACACCTCGAGACAATCCATCATGGGGTTCCCCACATAGGAGGCAGGAACACCCTCCCTATTTAGGGCATCTCGGGTCTCAGGATCTCTCACAAATACCTTCTTGCACCACTTGCGCATTATATTGCATTCGAGTCTGCTATAGGGATTTCGTCCGTCCTTATAGCGCGCAGATCTCGCTACTCCCACGAAGACCATGGGTGTCCTGAGGGCGAGGCTATTAAAGAACAGTGGTACATTGTCTCCCACGCCTATCGCCAGGGCAAACCGGGAACGCATGGATCTCAAGGATGCCAGCTGCTTTATGGTAAGCCCCACAAGTCCTGAGGCAACATCTCTCACTATATAACCTAAGCTCTGGTAGAGAAAACCTCCGCTTGGCATTTCACGGGTTGGCCCTGCTATTGCAAAACCATTCTTGGAATATGAGGTTCCCGTCCCTACGATAGGAAAAGCCTCTATCGACAGCTGAGGCGCAAATTCCCTCAAGGCCAGAGCGATATGAACTCCGACGGTATCTTCGCCATGGCCATTGCTCATGAATAAGACATGCTTCAATTGGTTAAAATGCCTCCGATCTTGGCCGGGACTAGTTAACACCTTATGCATCACACGGTATTCTTTCTATATAAGGGGAATGAAATCCTGCCATAACACCGATGGCACAGAAGTAGCGTCCGAGATGAGGGCGAAAATCTCGCCACTCCAACGCGAGAGATGGCAGCGGCTTATTTTTCAGGGTGGAGGAATTCGTTATATCTTGACGAATTTCTTTTCGTTAAATATGATTTGAGCGAACGGTTAGGAAAACGTCAATGTCGTCATTTTCGATGGCGACGCGTCGTTGAACTCCGTCAATCGGGGGTCTTGGAATATCATGGGCCATGGAAGAAGGATTTCCCCATATGGGAAAAATGTTTTGATTACCGGAGCATCATCAGGTATTGGAGCAGCTACTGCCATACTTTTAGCGCGTGAAGGGTTTTCCGTCTGGGGCACCATACGGGATCGCGGGAGAGTCCCGGGCCTGCCCGAAGAATTGCAGCGTCTTGTACGATTCGTGGAGATGGATGTCACTGAGCAGACTTCGGTGGATAAGGGTATAGCTGAGGTCATGAGCCAGGCCGGCCATATCGACATTTTGATCAACAATGCAGGTTTTGCTATCTACGGGCCCATCGAGGAAGTTCCAATGGAGCTTGCTATAGCCCAATTCGAGACCAATGTCTTTGGGGTTCTTCGCGTAACCCAGGCGGTGGTCCCGTTCATGCGGGAAAGACGCAGAGGCCTTATCATCAATATGAGTTCTCTGGCAGGGAAACTAGTGATTCCCTTCCAGGCCCATTATTCAGCAACCAAACACGCCATAGAGGCCCTTTCCGAGGGACTCAGGCAGGAACTCAGACCATTCAACGTCAAAGTGGCCATCATTGAGCCGGGCGATATCAAGACTAATTTCAATAATGCTACCAGGTTTGGACACAAAAAGAACTCTCCATATGAAAGATGGACCGCCGCCAGCTGGCATACCATTGATGTCAATCTACAAAAGGCCCCGGATCCGGAAGTGGTTGCCCGCAAAATCCTGGCCGTTGCGCGGAAAGCAAATCCCGCCACACGATATCCGGCCGGCGATTTCATATCCACGAAATTCCCGTTTCTGGCCCGGTTTATGCCAGACAGCCTTCGCGAGCTCGCTATACGGATCTTTTATGGCATCAACTTCCGGTAGGCCCATCCGGTGGAATGGCGGATTCCGGGCAATCATGCCGCGCTTTCATGGGGCATTCCGCTTCTTTGCGTTGCGAACAGATGATCATGTCATCATAGCTTGGATGTATCTCCTCGCCCGGAGGCGCCAGGAGAACTTCATTACCGAGAAATCTCCCGTTTATGATGTTCTCCAGGAGTCCTCTATCGCCCTTTAACTCATCATATTGCCATCCGAGGAATTTGGCGCATTGTTTCGTATAGTCTCTATAGAAAGAAGATCTTGGCAGTCCCCAGTCGATATAGGCGGCGTAATGATAGCTCTTGAACCAGGCTTGTTCCATTTCCATGAGATAATTGGCATTGTCTTCCCCATATTTCTTGACATAGTGATCATAGATTCTGCGATAGCGTTCTTCTCCCGGTTGGAGTGTCCTTTCGATCCACCCGGCAGAGTACCAGTAGATACCCTTGTGTGAGTCAAAGTATTCTCTATATCTCTCTTTAGAACCCAGAAGGATGGTGATGCAATCATGGGCCCTGGGGATAACGAGCGGGATCCTAGCGCTGGAAAGCCCCGCGATCCCGTTGGAGCATAATCCATACCCAAGCACTATGAAGTCATAGTCAAACAGGCTGAAATCGTCGAGACTGGTCTTTTCTAGATACCTCAGGTGAAAACCTTTATTGGCGAGGTCAATTTGCTCCTGTAACGTTCTCCTGAGGAGGTCAGGCTCGTTATGGAGTCCTTGAGGCAAGAATGTCACATCCACGAAATGTTCCGACTGGCTGCTTATCATTGATATCTCACGGTTTAAGACATCGCAGGCAATGACTTTTATATTCATAGGATGTGGCGTCAATATCCTCGAAGAAGGAAAGCGCCTCTACCCTCCCTTTTTATCGAATCACTTTGAGATGAGCTAACCATAAGTATATCATAGAAAATGCCCTGGGGGGTTCCGCATATTGGATTGTTCTCCAATAAATATCTCGTCTGCTATTGAGAGGTCCGAGTTCGTGACGGTATAATACTTTTGCGTAGATCAATTCGCGCTTTAGGGAAAGGGGCTGGGTTTGGTGGAAGGACCTCGGGGGATACGTCCAGATGAGCTTTCGTCAGTAATTCAACTTGCTAACAAGGTTTTCCGGGGGCAGGGCGGCTCCATGGGAATGGGATTTGAATTTCCCATCTTGTATAGGGAGGAAAATTTGGAAAATCTCAGGGTAATCGTGGAAGACGGGAAGCCCGTTTCCCTCATCGGTATATGGGAGCAGAAGATCTTGGTGTATGGGCATCAAATAACTGCTGGTTGCATCGGCTCAGTATGCACAGACTCCGACTATCGCGGCCGGGGGTATGCAACTATCCTACTTCAAGATGTCATGAAGAAACTATATCGCGATGGGATGCATATCATGCTGGTTTCGGGAGGACGGGGCCTTTATCTGCGCCATCAGTGTGTCCCGGCGGGCGTCTTTCGCGCTTATATGGTAGATAGCGAGGAATCTCGCGCGATAGAAGAAGTCACCGCGGACGTGCGAGGCATCGAGCTTGAGAAGTTCTCTGAAGAAAACTTCGAAGATTTCGTCAGGATCCATCGTGCGGAGCCTGTGAGGCACTATCGCCCATACTCGGACTTCAAGAAGCTTATCTGGAGACATGAGGGCCAAAAGAGGATGTTTGGCCATGAATACGCCTTCGTGGTGCGGGATGATGGCGAGAGTCTCGCCTATTTGATCCTGAGGGATCAGCGAAACCCGCAATCCGGGGACACGGCCCCAACAATGTTGCTTGAATACGGGGGGCAAAGGGATGCTGCGCTAAAAGGTATAGCCTTTTTCATGAAGCAGGTGAAACCCGGCCCTGTCACGATGGTCATCCCTGGCCATGACCTGGAGATGCACCGCATTTTGGGTCGAGCAGGAGTGAAGGGATCACCCACGCCACTTCCTGGCCATACCTTAAGAGTCATCAACTTCCCAGCGCTATTTAGGAAGCTTATGCCATTCTTTGAAGAAATGCTGTCTGGTGAAGAGTTTTCCGCCTTGCGGGCTTGGGACGAGCCGATGGCCGGTGGATTTGGGGATGATTCTGCTGATGATGAATTCAAGCGGCTTTTCGGTGTATCTCATATTATTGAGTTTTCTGGGGAGAGAATTCAATTTGATGATGGTGCCCTAACCAGGCTTATTTTTGGCTGTACGCAGGATAATGCCACTAGGCAAGTGAACCTTGCGGCGGAAGGCGAGCCTGCCATCCTGTCCAAGATCTTCCCGTTACCACTTCCCCTGCCTGGCCTCAATTATGTCTGAGAGAGGACCTTTATATTTCGCCCCTGCATAGAATAGAGGGACGGAAGTGCCTTGAACAGCCAGATCAATGGCTCAAGAACTCTTATCTGAGGTCTAGAGGCGAGGGGAGGTGTCAGTGTTGGTGGAACGTTATCCGGCGCTTAGAATCATCATCACTTTCGCCGACATCATGGCTTACGGTTTGTCGGCGCTCATAGTGATCGCAGGGATTTTGTCTTTGCCACAAGGCGGGGCGCTAGCTTTGCTGGGATCCCTGATCGTGGCTTTTTTCGTTTATCTTGGTGTGAAAGTGTATTCTGAACTGGTGCAGGTCCTTATAAATATTGAAAAGAACACAAGATTATATCAGGATATACTAACTCGGGATAGATCCTCCAAAGAGGCTTCACAATCCGGCAATTGATATTACAATCAGTTAAGCGCCGTGCCGAAAGCTGGCTGGAATCATATGAACCTGCAGGAAGAAGGACATTTACATCGGGAAGACTCATCCGGAGAGGCGCGCCATGAGCATTTCATGCGTGAGGCCCTAGTTGAAGCCCGCAGCGCCTTTGAGAAGGAGGAAGTCCCGGTTGGCGCGGTCATTGTCATGAATGGCACGATAATCGGGCGGGGCCATAATCTGAAGGAGACCTCATCCGACCCTACATGTCATGCCGAAATGGTGGCCATCCGGGAGGCCGCGAGGTATCTCGGCTCATGGCGGCTTTCCGGCGCTACCATGTACGTGACGTTGGAACCTTGCCCAATGTGTGCCGGGGCTCTTATTCAGGCGCGTGTCGACAGGCTGGTCTTTGGTTGTTTTGATCCGAAGGCCGGAGCATGTGGATCGCTGCTAAATCTTGCGCAAGATCCTCGATTTAATCACAGGTTAGAGGTGATATCCGGGGTGCTGGAGGAAGAATGCAGGTCCCTTCTCAAAGGATTCTTCCAGCGCCTGAGAGAGTAAGAGACATTGCGAATGTCCACAATGGGCTCCATAAATGGGCGCTCTATGAGGGTTTACACAGCCGCGATTTCCTGCTAGAATAGTCATGGAATGACCGGCGGCGGAGAGATGGCTGAGTGGTCTAAAGCGCTCGCCTCGAAAGCGAGTGGGCGGGTAGCCCCTGCCCCGTGAGTTCGAATCTCACTCTCTCCGCCATCTGAGAAAGCATCCATCGGAGAGGTGGCTGAGCTTGGTCTAAGGCGCCCGCCTGGAGAGCGGGTAGGCAAGAGATCCTTGCCTCGTGGGTTCGAATCCCACCCTCTCCGCCATTATTGATTTTTATGTGAATATTGGCCGTGCTAGACGGGGAGGCA is part of the Bacillota bacterium genome and encodes:
- the carA gene encoding glutamine-hydrolyzing carbamoyl-phosphate synthase small subunit — encoded protein: MRALLALEDGFVLEGRAFAGSGEVYGEVVFNTSMTGYQEILTDPSYKGQIVTLTYPLIGNYGTNPEDMEAPAIRAEALIVREYSPYPHNFRCRATLADFIESSGALGVEGIDTRALTKHIRELGAMKGVLSTIDLDPGSLVEKARNSPGLVGRDLVKYVTSDRMYIWDEGGESEFTVVAMDFGVKLNILRMLKSAGCRVIVVPAGTTASEVLSLNPDGIFLSNGPGDPAALSGIVEEVRKLLGKKPIFGICLGHQILGRALGLDTFKLKFGHRGGNQPVKDLKTGRVEITAQNHGFCVEIPDGGGPGDLEVTHINLNDGTLEGMESRELRFFSVQYHPEASPGPHDSRYLFERFASLMRGEVADCA
- the ytaF gene encoding sporulation membrane protein YtaF, giving the protein MQSLGILLLAFAVSIDGFVVGVVYGMRGIKIPLLSLLIMNAASALMIYISMSLGRHIGIYIGQRASRILGGGILIILGLLAILNGRQERDRQVPKRHIIHLLKMPEKADVDHSGAISVAEALPLGIALAMDAFGAGIGAGVIGYWSHLAPLVVGAIQFVLVFLGTLTGRVYLARRLSSTATFLPGGILIMLGIVKLF
- a CDS encoding DUF1638 domain-containing protein is translated as MNIKVIACDVLNREISMISSQSEHFVDVTFLPQGLHNEPDLLRRTLQEQIDLANKGFHLRYLEKTSLDDFSLFDYDFIVLGYGLCSNGIAGLSSARIPLVIPRAHDCITILLGSKERYREYFDSHKGIYWYSAGWIERTLQPGEERYRRIYDHYVKKYGEDNANYLMEMEQAWFKSYHYAAYIDWGLPRSSFYRDYTKQCAKFLGWQYDELKGDRGLLENIINGRFLGNEVLLAPPGEEIHPSYDDMIICSQRKEAECPMKARHDCPESAIPPDGPTGS
- a CDS encoding glycosyltransferase family 2 protein; this translates as MVELAIVIVTYQTRELLRKCLDSLRMERDALSGVWKIIVVDNASTDGTVDMLKKDFPDVDVIANSDNLGPARAFNMGIAEAVRVSDLIIVMNSDVIALPGTIREMISFMEENPDVDGVSCPLFYPDMTPQKTRTHIMRLLPVKKNRPFREDFVGTTFAMIRSRAFHKVGGYDEHYYFYNEDLDWAERARRAGCNFFHLPEIGVIHALGQGRKQNIPKIIGELYKSNIYYYKRHYPNLARIALLALRFEIWFRIRALRKELAAASDERRASEIRSALEVYTRARAKMEEEYIKPCEPEIPEFAYDGA
- the carB gene encoding carbamoyl-phosphate synthase large subunit: MPKRTDIKKILIIGSGPIIIGQACEFDYSGSQACKALREEGYEVILINSNPATIMTDPDMADKTYIEPITPEMVEKIIERDRPCALLPTLGGQTGLNVATELVRRGILEKYGVKLIGASFDAIEKAEKRELFKAAMERIGLENARSALVHSVEEAISFAGEAGFPLIIRPSYTLGGTGGGIAYNVDELRDIVQAGLDASPICEVLVEESLIGWKEYELEVMRDRKDNVVIICSIENFDPMGVHTGDSITVAPAQTLTDKEYQLMRDAAIAIIREIGVETGGSNIQFAVHPETGRMIVVEMNPRVSRSSALASKATGFPIAKIAAKLAIGYTLDEIPNDITKKTPACFEPTIDYCVVKIPRWDFAKFPGVDATLTTQMKSVGEVMAIGRTFKEALQKAIRSLEEGRFGLGKDGKDILAFDPPVGKGNSIIQKDEEIQKDLINHLVHPNAERLFYIRYALRLGMTVDRIYELTKIDKWFLYNIKQIVDMEKRLEETINNQDISLWDPALIREAKRYGFSDRQLAFISGKTEAEVRTYRKSHGIEAVFKLVDTCAAEFEAHTPYYYSTYEYEDEFRPSSRRKVMILGGGPNRIGQGIEFDYCCVQAAFALKEEGCEVIMVNCNPETVSTDYDTSDKLYFEPLTLEDVLNIYDKEKPEGIIVQFGGQTPLRLSQPLAALGVPILGTSPSMIDLAEDREKFAGIVRRLDLLQPENGSGRSVEEAKAVARRIGYPVLVRPSYVLGGRAMEIVYDEPSLEDYMSRAVQVSPEYPVLVDKFIEGATEVDVDAISDGEITVIGGIMEHIEYAGIHSGDSCCSLPAFSLAPAIVERIRRITQLLAEALNVCGLINIQFAVKGNDVYILEVNPRASRTVPFVSKAIGVQLPRLATKVMLGKSLRELGFTQEVTPEYVAVKEAVLPFIKFPGVDIILGPEMRSTGEVMGIDYSFGAAFAKSQIAAGVPLPSQGSILITVADKDKRDILPVARAIHELGFTILATKGTLGALEAHGIPATLVNKIGEGRPNILDHIRNGEIQLIINTPVGKGPKYDEYKMRRLGILNGVPIITTIQGALAAVEGIRAQRKAGFQVKSIQEFYSGESHALHLA
- a CDS encoding SDR family NAD(P)-dependent oxidoreductase, translated to MITGASSGIGAATAILLAREGFSVWGTIRDRGRVPGLPEELQRLVRFVEMDVTEQTSVDKGIAEVMSQAGHIDILINNAGFAIYGPIEEVPMELAIAQFETNVFGVLRVTQAVVPFMRERRRGLIINMSSLAGKLVIPFQAHYSATKHAIEALSEGLRQELRPFNVKVAIIEPGDIKTNFNNATRFGHKKNSPYERWTAASWHTIDVNLQKAPDPEVVARKILAVARKANPATRYPAGDFISTKFPFLARFMPDSLRELAIRIFYGINFR